aatgtttATGTGACTTTAAATGACTGAACACTGCAATTCACTCATAAATGTcttcatgtttattttccaGCAGCAAAATGAGCCGCGAGTATAAAACCATGTCACTTGTTGACATGATAATCAACATCAGGAATGCTAACGGCTGCTGCTAAAGGTGAGGCTACTGAAGCAGTGACAGGAGAGGGTAAATACGAGCTGATGTCTGCATGCATCTGGAGGCTGGAACACAGGTTGATTTTCTGCAGCTCTTCCTTTAGTGGTTAAAAGTCAAGCTGCAGGTGTACACATGGCACTGTCCCACCCTGctgttccctgtgtgtgtgtgtgagtaatggtGTGTGTCCTATGCGATAGCCACAGCGAACACACTGACCACACAGTACATGGTGCGGTTCTCCCATCTCACGGTGCTGCTTCCTGCAGAGacaaattaaagcaaacatttccatagattaaaaacaataaatgacttTCATTAGGCGGCAGGACTCAAACTGCGCTGCCCTCAGGGGGACTTTAGAGGTGGAAGCTCTGCATACCATCCATGGTGGTGTCCCAGTAGCAGGAGTTAGCGGTGTGGAGCCCAGCTCCTGTTTTCTGCATCACCGCACATGTCACTGTATGGAGAAGCaggaaaacataaacaacagGAAAGAAATCATCTCACACCCAGGAGCTTATTCCACTGTCTTTGTCTCACGGAGATATCTACATGTCTGACCCCCTGCAGTGAGAGCACAGACAGTTGTAACGTACCGATGTACTTGTAGGGCTTCCCCTGTTTGACCAGCTGTGTGAGGCAGCGCTCCACGATGCCGGCGGTCCATTTGTTCACCAGACTCTGGCTGTAGTCGTCATTGCCCACCACGCTCTCGATGCActgagagtcacacacacacacacacacacacacacacacacacacacacacacacacacacacacacacacacacacacacacacacacacacacgatcagtGTTTACAGTCATGAGGAAGTCACCGGGTGCTGTTTCAGCCCGAGGACACAGACACTGTTCTGGACTGCGACACCTTAAAGCGTAGGAGCCTTTTAATCAAAAAGCAGTTCAAAGTGTTACCTCTTTCACAATGCTGTCAGCCTCTTCAGAGTGGAAAGtgctcttgaaaaaaaaaacagacaatgcAGGTTATCATACAAATATAGATCTGCTTTTTAAGCTTTCTCATTAAAAACCTCTGAAAGATAACAGTCAATCGCCAGTGGAGGAATGTATCCTGATATTTCACACGTAATTATGATCTAAAACATCCAATAAATCAAAGTCCCAggcattttaatacatttactaATCAAACTATATGTCTCTGATTATTGTTTCTGAAGTAACATGTCCATTGCATGAGTTTTAGTTAAACATATCAGTGTTGTATTATATATGATACTGAAGGTAAGGGATCCGAAAACTGACAGCATTTTTAATATTACAAGTCACAGCTAGCTCGTTTTTAAcagaaaaagcacaataaagTACAATCTAACTTTCAACACCCTGCTAGCTACCATTATTAGCAAGCCTTAGCTAATTCTGGATATTCTATGCAATGTTTCATAATGAttttacacagaaacacatcagaaaCCCTCTTTAGGAGTGGCTAGCTAAGGCAGCTAGCTCCCTAAAGCTAGCTGATATCTACAGGATGTATGAACCGGGACGAACCTCGTTGCTGCTGTGGTATTCCTCCATCCCTGTCATGGAAAGCGGGTTCAGACTGATGGCAAAGTTTGTGATTTAGTTGTAAAAAGACGAATAAATGGGGTTTGAGTAAAACACAGTTTCCTGCGGGCTGTCAACAAAGACTGAAATAAAAAGCCACGAAGAAGAGGAAGCGGCGATGAGCGACGCCTGGTGGCGGAAACACGGAACTGCTTTAAACGTTAATTCACTCGAGTTATGTCGATTAAAACACACGCacaaagtcagaaaaaatattaaaacataacctatacaatgttttctttcatagatcttcaaaaatatgtgtttaagaCTTACATCTGAGAAGAACATGTGACTGTAGCAACAGCTTCTTCTACgtttatttaaaggtattttGTTGACGTTAGAAATATATaagaaagtagaagtactcggatcttgtactgataaaacacaacatgaaaatACTCCTACATGTATTTATGAGTGGTAGAAAACAGAGTGAATTTTCCCAATAGACTCTTATTGCTCAGCTCGGTATCAAAACGATTTATTGATATCACAGAAATCCAAcaagttaaaaaacacaattcagtTTAAATGAGATTAATATATCAGGATATATAAAACTGATGCGTCTCTCTCAAACAGATCACATCAAAAGTGCAAATGTGCTCACGGACCATTTGACAATAAATAAGAGTATTTACATCTTTAATattcacgcacgcacgcacgcacacacaaacacaaacacacacacacacacacacacacacacacacacacacacacacacacacacacacacacacacacacacacacacacacacacacacacacagttgatgCTCAGGTTAGAAGTATGTGCCACACGTTAGTTAAAAAGCGCCCAGCTGTAGGTCATTTGTGAAGAAATAGTGGTTGATTAAAAGCTGCACAAACACGTAATAATGGAAATATAAAATCTTATATCCAGCTTTAGATCCTCAAAaggaatataatataaaaaaggaaccCATGCATCGGCTGCAGGAGGATATTTATGCAGGTTTGCACGTGTTCTTCCTGCTGTAAAAAGGATTTTCAGCAGAGGTTTCCTTTAAGCAGCGTGCAGAAAAGCAGTGTTTCCCCGCCCTTTGCTCCTGTAGCTGAAAGGaaactgatttttattttgcttcctCACATTCAGTCTCTGCGGTGGCTTCAGATTGTGATGGAAGCTGACATTATTCTAGTAACATAATGTTACTAGAATAAGatgtgcattttatttaccAGCCATGGCACCGTGGGTGGATAAGTACTTGCTTGTTAGACATCAAGGACGCACAAAGTGAGTGGGGCCCCCTTTGTCCCGGGGGTCACAGCACGGTGCAGGCTCCAGAGCGAGGGCTCCTGGCTCCAGAGGGAACAGGCTTCTGCTGGGCTCCTCCTCTTGCTGTCTCTGCAGACAGAGGCTCTCCTCTGACCCCGCTGACCGGGATCTCTGCTGGGGCCGGGTCTCTGTCGTTGGGCTGCTTGGGCCTGGAGAAGGAGAGCCGTCTGAAGAGAGAGAGCTGAGGGGAGGGCACAAGCGTTAGGTTTCATTTCATCTGCAAAATTCTACATGTTTCTAAAGTCCAAGGAGACTTCTTAAATGGttcaaatacacaaaacaaatcccTCATGAGTTGGAGTAAATGTTATCTTCAGCAAGGGTCTAATACTGCACCTTTTTGCTGGTTGCTGATTGGCTGTTGGAGTTTATTTCTGTCGTCCCATTGGCCGGTTTTTCTTCACCTGTGCTGCCGTGCTTCTCTGAGATGTCAGCTGTTGTGGATATCAGACAGAATATGTGAAAGGAGTTTTATTAAGTCTGTTTATTTACACTTTGTGCCTCCGTTAAAATaattctttttacttttttaatccATGACTGTGTATTTTGGTCACCTTTTTGCTCAGGTTTAGTCTCTTCTTGCAGCTCTTCAGGCTTCTGGAAAGATCAGATCACGTCAACACGAgttataataaagaaatatgagACATCATCGTGTCGCTGCAGGCTTACATCAGTCTGCGTGTCCTCGGTCGGCGCCTCGGTGGAGTCAAAACTCGACGACGCTCCCTCCGTCTCAGCGGATGTatctccatcctcttcctcctctacttCCTCTTCTACTTCCTCTTCACCTTTGCTCTGCATCGGGGCAAATCCTGTTATCAAATCCTGACAAAAATATTGGATTAGAGTCTTGAAATGATCAGGATAATAAACAAGACATATTGTGGTAAGACACAACaggcaaaatatatttttattttaaagcaattttGGTGATTTTTAGCTTCCATAACATGTCttaaaaaatccacatttatgAGATTATTTGactcactttttttatttgtgtctgtaGATTTCTCAAGCATAACATCATTTACCTATAGTGTCTTTCCAAAGCTTCAGTTAACTATAacagttcatttaaataaaataaagagggaAGAAGGAGGACCGACAGGAAATCTGCTAAAATCAGGAAAAGCTAGAGGGGATAAATTAGGGATTATAAACACAAAGAGGGACtggaagaataaaaagaaagccCACCTGGAAGGAGGAAAAGCAACACGGTACATTCCCCTGATTGGATTTAGAgatatgttgttttctttaagtCGTCTTACATTAAAagcaacacacatttaaataaaacacagttattTATTACACACAGAAAGGAGTAAACAGATGGCATAGAAAAGACGTTTTTAAGAGGGTCCGAGACACATTTAATACAGTTTGAAACGTCCTGAGCACGGCCCACCTGTTTGAGAcgtaaacaaagtaaacatgaGAGGAGTTTCAGtggatcaaactgaagatcagagagtcctgaggaggaggagaggtggatcaaactgaagatcagagagtcctgaggaggaggagaggtgaatcaaactgaagatcagagagtcctgaggaggaggagaggtggatcaaactgaagatcagagagtcctgaggaggaggagaggtggatcaaactgaagatcagagagtcctgaggaggaggagaggtgaatcaaactgaagatcagagagtcctgaggaggagaggtgaatcaaactgaagatcagagagtcctgaggaggaggagaggtggatcaaactgaagatcagagagtcctgaggaggagaggtggatcaaactgaagatcagagagtcctgaggaggaggagaggtggatcaaactgaagatcagagagtcctgaggggaggagaggtggatcaaactgaagatcagagagtcctgaggaggagaggtggatcaaactgaagatcagagagtcctgaggaggaggagaggtggatcaaactgaagat
The Eleginops maclovinus isolate JMC-PN-2008 ecotype Puerto Natales chromosome 24, JC_Emac_rtc_rv5, whole genome shotgun sequence DNA segment above includes these coding regions:
- the LOC134860883 gene encoding dynein light chain Tctex-type 1-like; translation: MTGMEEYHSSNESTFHSEEADSIVKECIESVVGNDDYSQSLVNKWTAGIVERCLTQLVKQGKPYKYIVTCAVMQKTGAGLHTANSCYWDTTMDGSSTVRWENRTMYCVVSVFAVAIA